The Brassica napus cultivar Da-Ae chromosome C1, Da-Ae, whole genome shotgun sequence DNA segment GAAATGAATTGAAAACACTTAAAACGGCGTTTTAATACGAAATAATAAGCGAAGATTTTTGAAGTACACAATGTTGATACAAAGTCTATACTGCTCCTTTTTCAAATTACAAGTAATTTTAGATAAAAACactaatattaagaaaactatcatttaatatatgcattcaatcaattattaaaattcTACGTAACTTAATTGGTTACACATTTAGAAGTTTCTGTTTTGCCTATAGTGTAAGCCttttctctaatttttattCCTTTATGTTTCTCTCCTTTTGGAGTTGTGGCTTCTTCTACCTAATAAAACTAGCGTTAAAAAACTTAGTTGGTTATACATATTTaatctgtgacaaaaaaaagaggttatccatatttaataaatgtaaaagctaaattaaacttttaaaaatatttatattttaaacaatttttttataaaactactTATAGAAACAATAGAAACTGTTCAGTAAGATTAAACAGGTTATATGAATCAACTGATCTGACTATTACAGTAATATTTGTTAtctctattattttattgtatttaggCCACTATACTGTTAATTTATTTCAAGCAAATGCTCAACATATAGTCCTTCTCTCTTTTGAAAGTTTTACTCTAACGAATCCTTTTAAATTCCCTTTACATGATAAATCCTCAGAAAACATGAAACACAAGTAACCCAGCTTTACTCTAAATCCCAAAACCACACAAAAGTTGAaagctaaaataaaaaaaaaacaactaaaagaatatattaaataatacttTGTCTAGTACCCTAAAAGATAGGCTACCCATGTGGGTGCAGAAGATCAAGCAGCACATGAAtgaaaagtttttaaaacttacaataataaaaacagatcataacaaaaatatgaaattttgggAATAGCCATTGATGAAGAGAACAGTTGTCAAAATGTGGAAGATGTATcatatactattatatagatagatatatatcaACCAATgcatatagagagagagagggagacaGGAAGAAAGAGATGAGAGATGCTAAGGAAGAAGGGAACCAAACATAGAGCATAACAGGagacaaatcattttaattttcactcTCTTCACTGTATAATGGTCATTGTCCTAATTTTTTAGTTTCATTTATCTATCATATAAATTATTGAGTTATTTCTGCATATCAATTTTtatctataattatatatttctatacatccatttttatttatttttgtaagacTGATGTCTCTCCATTAAAAGGATCCATCGATAATTTTACTTCTgctatttgatttgatttgattcaatcTAGTACCCTTAAAAGGATCGCCCTATGACCTTGAGTCTTTGACCTATACTTGTTTCATGAATACCAATAAATAGATCTTTGTACTATAACAATTaactaaagagaaaataaaaataaactctaCGGTTTATGCCAAAAACAATAAAACTCAATAGAAATGATAAAACTAGAATTATGAAGCCACAAACAAAATGCTATTATCACAAATACAACATTACAAAATACAAACCCAATCTGAAAAGATTTCCAAATTAGACCATCATATCAAACAGATTTAACGCACACATTGAGAGGATGATGATCCCAAAGATAAACCAAGAGGAGCGAGATTTGACATTTGGGTGATAGATAaagcaagaaagaaagaaaacaaagataCTCAAACAAAAGATGCAAATGGTAACAGTATCATCAGTTCTTGCCTTTGCCCTTTTGGTCTGAGTTTCTGCATCCATTTTCATAATAAAGCTGAAACTGGTGACTGTTGGGGTGGTGATTCTCTGCAGGCAGTGCACCGAACAAGAACTGTGGACCTCCACCACCTTCTGATGATGAAAACCTCTGCAGATTAGCGAGAAAAGACTGCTGATGATGATTTGATGAATTGGACTGAAGGGTCCCCCTGTTGAAACCACTGAACCCGGCGGAGGCCACGGCGGTTCCGGCGCCGGAGGTCGTCGACATGTTGAAATCAAGATTGAATGCTCCACCGCCGTTGGATCCTGCCGGAGAAATCAGATGGTCGGGAACGAAGGAAAACTcttgaggatgatgatgatgatcggAGAAAGGGTGAGCATTTGTTTGAATCGGGAAATGGGTTTGACCCGACCCGAGTATCAAACCCGAGCTTAAATACTCCATTTGAGCAGGCGATGAAGAAGAAACCATCCATTGCCGGTTTACATTAACCGGATCCGAACCGGAATTCAACAGATCGGTGAAGGAACCAGTGTGGTCTCTCTCCTTGGTCTCTTTGGCGGTTCTCTCTCTAGCTCTTTCCCTAGCTTTATCCCTTAGCTCCGATCTCGAAAGAGACAGACCGGAAGAGTTCTTGCTCGTGTCCGAATTGCTACTACAAGCCGATTTAGCCGCACCAGTTACTGTCTGATTCTGGTTCTCGTCATCGGTCATCGGGAAATTCGTGTTGTTGAGGGAAGGAAGCTCGGAGATCGAATCTTCGGCAGCTTTGATTAGCCATTCAACGGCTTTGCTCGGCTGATCGAGACCTAACCGGTCTTGAAGGTCGTAGAACTGAAGAGCGGTTGAGACTGATAACCGGACACGCCGGTCACGTGGGCCTTTGGAAGTCCAGACTTTGCTGTGTCGATCTTTGCCACCGGAAGCCCTCGAAACCCTAATTATCCGG contains these protein-coding regions:
- the LOC106375676 gene encoding transcription factor TCP2, with translation MFPKTGDDVIIGDLMKTNNGDVVDNNNNSNRLSRWHHNSSRIIRVSRASGGKDRHSKVWTSKGPRDRRVRLSVSTALQFYDLQDRLGLDQPSKAVEWLIKAAEDSISELPSLNNTNFPMTDDENQNQTVTGAAKSACSSNSDTSKNSSGLSLSRSELRDKARERARERTAKETKERDHTGSFTDLLNSGSDPVNVNRQWMVSSSSPAQMEYLSSGLILGSGQTHFPIQTNAHPFSDHHHHPQEFSFVPDHLISPAGSNGGGAFNLDFNMSTTSGAGTAVASAGFSGFNRGTLQSNSSNHHQQSFLANLQRFSSSEGGGGPQFLFGALPAENHHPNSHQFQLYYENGCRNSDQKGKGKN